The following proteins are co-located in the Xyrauchen texanus isolate HMW12.3.18 chromosome 41, RBS_HiC_50CHRs, whole genome shotgun sequence genome:
- the LOC127634486 gene encoding C-C chemokine receptor type 9-like, whose product MELFTSTAKYETDVYNFTDELITDTTDYGSESSGLCNKEYVRQFSKSYEPPLYWIIFVVGALGNLLVVCIFTTVRNRLKTMTDVYLLNLAVADLLFLGTLPFWATNAAQGWVFSSIICQGVSSVYKINFFASMLLLTCISVDRYIAIVHVTEAHNYKKKRMLYSKITCVFVWVASCLLALPDFIFAKVKTFEFQPNSCVLMYSTSDKNQTKILVFALQICVGFLLPLLVIVICYSVIIRKLMQARNFEKHKALRVIFAVVAAFVLSQLPFNGYLIIEAAQANNATITDCDVMQSLDMAGQIVKCLAYTHCCLNPILYAFIGVRFRKDLLSLSHRLSCGLGLVNNSKLQPVPKRPSIMSDTDTTPVFSL is encoded by the exons ATGGAACTATTCACTTCAACTGCTAAAT ATGAAACTGATGTCTATAATTTCACAGATGAATTG ATAACTGATACAACTGACTATGGGTCTGAGTCCAGTGGATTATGCAACAAAGAATATGTGCGGCAGTTCAGCAAGTCCTACGAGCCCCCGCTTTATTGGATCATCTTTGTTGTGGGGGCTTTGGGCAACCTACTTGTTGTCTGCATATTCACAACAGTGCGAAACCGCCTCAAAACCATGACTGATGTCTACCTGCTGAACCTGGCAGTGGCTGACCTTCTTTTCCTTGGTACATTGCCCTTCTGGGCAACAAATGCCGCCCAGGGTTGGGTGTTCAGCTCGATCATTTGCCAAGGAGTGTCTTCAGTCTACAAGATCAACTTCTTTGCCAGCATGCTCTTACTCACATGCATTAGCGTGGACCGATATATCGCCATTGTCCACGTAACCGAAGCTcacaactacaaaaaaaaacgCATGTTGTATAGTAAAAtaacttgtgtgtttgtgtgggttgcCTCTTGCCTCTTAGCTCTACCAGACTTCATCTTCGCCAAAGTAAAAACCTTTGAGTTTCAGCCCAATTCTTGTGTCCTGATGTACTCGACCTCAGACAAGAATCAAACCAAAATCCTGGTGTTTGCTCTGCAAATCTGTGTTGGCTTCCTTCTCCCCCTTTTGGTCATTGTAATATGCTACTCAGTCATTATCCGTAAACTCATGCAGGCTcgaaactttgaaaaacacaaaGCCCTGAGGGTCATCTTTGCAGTTGTGGCAGCTTTTGTTCTCTCCCAGTTGCCATTCAATGGGTATCTGATCATAGAGGCTGCCCAAGCTAATAACGCCACAATAACAGACTGCGATGTCATGCAGAGTTTAGATATGGCTGGACAAATTGTGAAGTGTCTGGCCTACACACACTGCTGCTTGAATCCCATCCTGTATGCCTTTATTGGGGTTCGCTTCAGGAAGGATCTCTTGAGCCTGAGTCACCGTCTGTCTTGTGGGCTGGGACTGGTCAACAACAGCAAATTGCAACCAGTTCCTAAGAGGCCTTCTATTATGTCCGACACAGATACCACCCCAGTTTTTTCATTATAG